In a single window of the Bos taurus isolate L1 Dominette 01449 registration number 42190680 breed Hereford chromosome 23, ARS-UCD2.0, whole genome shotgun sequence genome:
- the HMGN4 gene encoding high mobility group nucleosome-binding domain-containing protein 4 — translation MPKRKAKGDAKGDKGKVKDEPQRRSARLSAKPALPKPEPRPKKAPAKKGEKLAKGRKGKAEVSKDGNNPAKNRDASTVQSQKAEGTGDAK, via the coding sequence ATGCCCAAGAGAAAGGCAAAAGGCGATGCTAAAGGTGACAAAGGGAAGGTGAAGGATGAGCCACAGAGGAGATCAGCACGGTTGTCTGCTAAACCTGCCCTTCCAAAACCGGAGCCCAGGCCAAAAAAGGCCCCTGCAAAGAAGGGAGAGAAGCTGGCCaaagggagaaaggggaaagCAGAAGTCAGCAAGGATGGGAACAACCCTGCGAAAAACCGAGATGCCTCTACAGTCCAGTCACAGAAAGCAGAAGGCACTGGGGATGCCAAATGA